In a single window of the Hypanus sabinus isolate sHypSab1 chromosome 15, sHypSab1.hap1, whole genome shotgun sequence genome:
- the camlg gene encoding calcium signal-modulating cyclophilin ligand isoform X2, which translates to MESGGGGGSGGALNGGDDQRKMSSARRRAELRRRKLLLNSEDRLNRIMGFNKNGAEEGNRADSLPPYELEKTESLLTSGLSKRTPGIPDETDGSVASIHYANGTESQGPYSADRKDSINKTNEADVDLGPGSQDLGTSELPLENSPRRGIEQYISRFDEAMKLRNQLMSEKPVQENGGENEEFGTFRVFRLVGSALLALMVRIFVCRYLAIFAPFLTLQLAYIGLSKYFPKGSCGPSARRSWALSGLLAPGPGAAQ; encoded by the exons ATGGAGAGCGGCGGTGGCGGTGGCAGCGGCGGCGCGCTGAACGGCGGAGACGACCAGAGAAAGATGAGCTCGGCACGGAGAAGAGCCGAACTCCGCCGGAGGAAGCTGCTCCTAAACTCGGAGGATCGGCTGAACCGAATCATGGGCTTCAACAAAAACGGGGCGG AAGAAGGGAACCGAGCAGATTCTCTTCCACCATATGAACTGGAGAAAACAGAATCTCTGCTGACTTCGGGCTTATCCAAAAGAACTCCAGGAATTCCAGACGAAACTGATGGTTCAGTGGCATCCATTCATTATGCTAATGGAACAGAGAGTCAAGGGCCATATTCTGCAGACAGAAAAGACTCAATTAACAAAACTAATGAGGCTGACGTTGATTTGGGTCCGGGAAGTCAGGACCTGGGAACATCAGAGTTGCCACTGGAGAATTCTCCCCGCCGTGGTATTGAGCAGTATATATCACGCTTTGATGAAGCAATGAAACTTCGAAATCAGCTGATGAGTGAAAAGCCTGTTCAGGAGAATGGAGGTGAAAATGAAGAATTTGGCACATTTCGGGTTTTCCGCTTGGTGGGTAGTGCTCTTCTAGCCTTAATGGTTAGAATCTTTGTATGCAGATATCTG GCcatttttgctccctttttgaCTCTTCAACTTGCATATATTGGTCTATCAAAGTACTTTCCGAAG GGGTCGTGTGGTCCTTCGGCCAGGAGAAGTTGGGCGCTTTCAGGGCTCCTCGCTCCTGGACCGGGCGCTGCTCAATAG
- the camlg gene encoding calcium signal-modulating cyclophilin ligand isoform X1 → MESGGGGGSGGALNGGDDQRKMSSARRRAELRRRKLLLNSEDRLNRIMGFNKNGAEEGNRADSLPPYELEKTESLLTSGLSKRTPGIPDETDGSVASIHYANGTESQGPYSADRKDSINKTNEADVDLGPGSQDLGTSELPLENSPRRGIEQYISRFDEAMKLRNQLMSEKPVQENGGENEEFGTFRVFRLVGSALLALMVRIFVCRYLAIFAPFLTLQLAYIGLSKYFPKSEKKVKTTVLTAALLLSGIPAEVINRSMDTYGKMGDVFADLCVYFFTFIFSHEILLFLGVDVP, encoded by the exons ATGGAGAGCGGCGGTGGCGGTGGCAGCGGCGGCGCGCTGAACGGCGGAGACGACCAGAGAAAGATGAGCTCGGCACGGAGAAGAGCCGAACTCCGCCGGAGGAAGCTGCTCCTAAACTCGGAGGATCGGCTGAACCGAATCATGGGCTTCAACAAAAACGGGGCGG AAGAAGGGAACCGAGCAGATTCTCTTCCACCATATGAACTGGAGAAAACAGAATCTCTGCTGACTTCGGGCTTATCCAAAAGAACTCCAGGAATTCCAGACGAAACTGATGGTTCAGTGGCATCCATTCATTATGCTAATGGAACAGAGAGTCAAGGGCCATATTCTGCAGACAGAAAAGACTCAATTAACAAAACTAATGAGGCTGACGTTGATTTGGGTCCGGGAAGTCAGGACCTGGGAACATCAGAGTTGCCACTGGAGAATTCTCCCCGCCGTGGTATTGAGCAGTATATATCACGCTTTGATGAAGCAATGAAACTTCGAAATCAGCTGATGAGTGAAAAGCCTGTTCAGGAGAATGGAGGTGAAAATGAAGAATTTGGCACATTTCGGGTTTTCCGCTTGGTGGGTAGTGCTCTTCTAGCCTTAATGGTTAGAATCTTTGTATGCAGATATCTG GCcatttttgctccctttttgaCTCTTCAACTTGCATATATTGGTCTATCAAAGTACTTTCCGAAG AGTGAGAAGAAGGTAAAGACAACGGTATTGACTGCAGCCTTGCTTCTGTCAGGAATCCCTGCAGAAGTCATCAATCGCTCAATGGATACATATGGGAAAATGGGAGATGTATTTGCAGATCTTTGTGTCTATTTTTTCACCTTTATCTTCTCCCATGAAATCCTTCTCTTTCTTGGAGTTGATGTACCTTGA